TCTCGCCCTGCATCGAGTAACTCCACTGTCTGGTGGAGACTCACCGCACAGCAGGCCCTCCCCCGGCGCCCGGAGGGACGGGGTGGCTGCCGCCACCCGCCCCTCCGCCCCTCCGACGGACGTAGTTGCGTCGGCATGCGCCGGAGGGCCATCGGGGTCGGTAGAATTATACTGGTGAGCCCCGGTACACCGATTGGAAGCCACGCCACCGGCCACGACACCACGACATCGAACCAGGTGCGAGCAAGTCGACACACCTCCACCCGCGTGGCTTCCAGTGCCACTCCTGGAATTTCTAGTCAGATCGGCTCACTCGACAGCGACACCGAGAACACTTGCCGTCCGAGACGGGTGCCTCGCCGTCGCTCGGCGACATCTCCGCCGGACGTGGTTGCGCCGGAGAGGGGTCGCCGAGACGAGCGGCGACGCCCCCGCTCGGGCGGCGGCGAACCGCACTGCCCCACACCACCCCTCCCGCCGAAGCCGGAGGGCACATCGGAGATGAGCCCTCCCCCTCCGACGGACGTGGTTGCGTCGGCGTGCGCCGGGAGGTGGCCCCCACCCTCCTGCTGAACTCCGGAAGTCCGGTGTGGCTCGCCGGTGGGGTCTCCAACCGGCGCATCGTTACACGCGCTCCCACCAGACACGAGGATGTCGGTCTCACCGGCTCCCCACCTCCCCTGTCATCTCACCGAAGAGCCCACAGCGGTGGTGATGGCACGCACTGCCCCCGCCGCCTCAGACAGAGAGCGAGCGGTGGCCCGGGCCAGCAGCCATCGCAGGCGATAGCACGGTGTGCGGACCGCCGCCGGGAAGCCCCCCGCACATCGTTACGTCGGCCGATTTCCGGGACCTCCCACACACCACGCAGGCACTGAGCCGGATCACGATAGCGCGGAATCGCGTAGCTTTCCGCGCTATCGACCGCCTCAGCACCTGCGTGCTGGAGGCCGATCACCCCGCGGCACCCCTCACGATCCCGGCCGCTCCGAGGTGCCGACGCACCGACAGCCACGCGGGTCCCTCCCGCGCAAGCGCGGGGCCCTCCCACGCGGCTGTCGGCGCCTCGCCACACCTCTCGCCGGCCGAGATCGAGGGCCTTGGGGGTGATACGGGTCGGGTTCCGACGAGGTTTCCTCACCTCCGTCGCCTTCTTGCGCTGGCGCGGCGCATCCGCGCCACGCCGCGCACCCGCCGCGAGGGCACCGGTGACCACACCCGCAGCCACCAGACACTACCCGTCCCCTCCGGGACGGGTCCCTTCTCGCGGCTGCGGGCGGCTCACCGGGCCTCCCGCCGGGTCGAAGCACGGTCCGGGCTGGCGCTGGACGGCCGTCTCGCTTGTCGTCTCCGTTCCTCGCTCCGCTCGGCTCCCGGCGCGTCGTCCGCGGCGCCGTGCCGGGCCGGGTCCCGATTTCGGCAGACACTACCCGCTCACGCTGTTCGCGGGTCCCTTCTCCCGAAATCGACCGCCACGGCGCCGCGCACTCGCCGTCGTCGGTCGCTCCACCCGGCGCCGGGGGCCAGCGGCACTGAGCCGGGCCACGATTCGCGCCAGCGCGAATCGGCCGCCTCAGCACCGCTGGACACCCCGGCCCCGCGCGGATTGCCACGCGACGGCGCGCTTGGTCACCCCGCTTTTGGACGGCCAATCCATCTGCGCTCGACCCACCCCGCAGCGCCGATCCCGGCGGACCCTACCCGCCGAAGGCGGGTCCCTTCCACCGGCATCGACCCTGCGGCGCGGGCTCGCGTTGTGGATTGCCCGCCGTCAGCGGGGTGCGGAGACGACTGAGCGAGTCGGCCACCAGCACCAGCCGGGCCCGTGGCCGTGGGGTGGGGGCAGAGCCCCCCGGCGCGGCGGAGCCGCCACCAATTTCTTCCCGGATAAGCGGCTGCGAGTTGCCACCGGCGGGCGACACCACCGCCGTCGCCCGCCGGAGGGACCCAGCGGGCTCCGGGGGGCTTCAGCCCCTCCGCCCGCTGGTCTGGCCTCCTGTGGCGACTGAGCCCACCGAGAATTCGACGGATACCTCCCCGCTCTTCGAGCGGGTCCCCTCCGTCGATTCTCGCCGGCCTCAGCCGTCCTCGGACTGGCCAGACCGGCCGCTTATCCGGGAACCGGCCCCGACACTTGCCGGAGAATTCCGTCCCGAGCGGACACAGTTGCCCGGTATGATCGGCCGCGCTGGCCCGGCACCCACCGCCACCGCCCGGACCCTACCCGCCGTTGGCGGGTCCCTTCCGGCCGCTGGCGGCGGGTTTCGTCCGGGCCAGCCCGCCCGATCCCTTCCGGTTGTGACTGGCAGTCGGACCTCGATTCGACGGCGATTCACCCGCAGGCTGCGCGCCGTAGCGTGCTCGCGTGCGGGTCCCATCGCCGCGAATCGGCCGCCTGCCAGCCGCTCGTCACGGAATCCTTCCAGCGGCTGCCGGGGTCTGAAATCATATCGTAGGGTGCCCCCACACGGGTCGGTTCGGCCGGGCGGTGCAACGGTCGTTCCGGCGCCGTCGTGGGAGGCGGAGACAACGTATGTCTGGAATTCACCCAGAGCAGACGGGCGCACAGGAGATGACCACCGAAGAGTCGCAGGCTGCAAAGGACAGCGGGCTGTACCGGACGCCGAACCGGGGCGACTCCGTCCCCCTGGGAGCGAAGGTGGACGCGGGCGCTATCCTGTCCGACGTTCGCGCAGAGCAGTTGGACGAACCGTTCTTCGGGACCGACATCCCGCGCCAGCTCGCAGAGCAGACCCCCAACCGGCGCCGTGCTCGGACCTCCATCGACAACATCGAGGAGCGGAAGACCCTCGTGACGCAAGAGAAGGTCGAAGGCGAGCGTGCCGAGCGCGAGCGGCAGCGGAGGAAAGCGATGTCAACCGCCGACGAAGACACGCTGTACTCGGACCGTGACCTGCCGGACAACCTCGAAGAAGCTCGGCGCCTCGCCGACATCGTCGATACGCCGTACGCTGGCGCGTACGAAGAGGAGTTCCGTGCAGCCATCGACGACGACGATGACAGTCAGGACGACGACGAGCCGCAGCGTGCGACTATCAATCGCGAGCAGGCCTGCAAGGAGGACATCGTCGGCAGCGCCGAGCGCGACGACAGCGCACCCGAGGCCCCGCCGGCATACGACTGCGCGTGGGATGACGAGCATCTCGACGACGGCTCGGCTCCTGACACGTCCGCGCACACGGGGCACTCGGCAGACGACCCCCGTGACCTGCTCGATGAGGACGACGTGGCGGTCGCCGAGAAAATCGGCGCCAGCCTGGCCGCCTACTTCGGTTCGGACACTGCCCTCGACGAGGAGCAACTCACCACGCAGGCTGCGGCGAAACTCGCAGATGGGGCACGCCCCCTCGCGGCGCAAGAGCAAATCCGGGACGATCTCGGAAACATTCCGGGGGTCCGCGAAAAGCTCACGCACGTTGACCCGTACTACGACCACCGCGTGACGGTGAAGGTCAAGGTCACGCACCTCTTCGAGGACCCCGCGCGGAACCAGTACCAAGCCGGATACGTCGAAGACGACACCGGGCGTGCCAAGGTGGTCTTCTGGCACTCCTCGCGGAAAGCCGTGGGACGCGAGGAGGCCACCCTGCAGCATATGCGGCCGCTGGTGGAGGGGATGACGGTGCGCCTCGAGGGCGCCGTCGCGAATTCCTACGAGGGCGGCCTGTCGCTCGCTATCACGGGCGACACGGACATTATCGTCGTGGAGCAGGGAGACGGTGAGGTGAAGTACGACCCGTGCCCGGGTGTCGCGCACCCGGTGGAGGAGCCCCCGCACAGTCGTGACGCCGACACCCACGCGTGGGTGAACGCGCTGGACACCGAGCCGGGGCAGCCGACGGGAGGCGCAGACTAACGCCCCACGTGGGGCAGGTCATCACCCCACCGTCCTGGCGCTCGCAGACAGCGTCAGGGCGGTGGGGGTCTTTTTTATGGGCAGGGACCAGTCTCCCGAGGTGTGACAGCGAATACGCGGGGGGTCGCCGCTCGCGAACGCTCCAGCAGGGATGGCGTGAGAGGCGCACCGGTAGATAGTGGCGGGGCACAGTGTGGACAGTGGGAGACCGCTCGTCGGCGGCGGGGCGCTGCGCCGCGTTCGCGGCGCGGTCCATCTCCGCGAGCAAGCTCGCGGAGATCCGCTGCCCACCGGCTGAGGACACTGCCATCTCGAAGAGCCCACAGACGGAAGAGTGAGACTACACCGGCCGGCCACAGCGCTAGTTTCTTCGTGCAGAGATAGGTAGCATGACCGTCGACGACCACTTCGCGACGATCGTGGACGTCCTTGCCGCCCAAGAGCAGGCGGATGTCCACGAGTATGCCAGCACGAGGCTGGTGAGTCTCCGCTCACACAGCGGTGAGGGCGTGACGAAGATTGACCGGTCGACGC
This region of Halobaculum sp. MBLA0147 genomic DNA includes:
- a CDS encoding SOSS complex subunit B family protein codes for the protein MTTEESQAAKDSGLYRTPNRGDSVPLGAKVDAGAILSDVRAEQLDEPFFGTDIPRQLAEQTPNRRRARTSIDNIEERKTLVTQEKVEGERAERERQRRKAMSTADEDTLYSDRDLPDNLEEARRLADIVDTPYAGAYEEEFRAAIDDDDDSQDDDEPQRATINREQACKEDIVGSAERDDSAPEAPPAYDCAWDDEHLDDGSAPDTSAHTGHSADDPRDLLDEDDVAVAEKIGASLAAYFGSDTALDEEQLTTQAAAKLADGARPLAAQEQIRDDLGNIPGVREKLTHVDPYYDHRVTVKVKVTHLFEDPARNQYQAGYVEDDTGRAKVVFWHSSRKAVGREEATLQHMRPLVEGMTVRLEGAVANSYEGGLSLAITGDTDIIVVEQGDGEVKYDPCPGVAHPVEEPPHSRDADTHAWVNALDTEPGQPTGGAD